From Candidatus Pedobacter colombiensis, one genomic window encodes:
- a CDS encoding heavy metal translocating P-type ATPase, whose amino-acid sequence MKVSNISSGCCGAEELNHKIKHHHHMEPLSAVHEHSDDDGHNHGAESAQSWTSHWPLLTSLTVVVVMMVLEYGFHITFNNLIQLTIYVPAYLLAGYNVLNLAFRKALRFDFFNEFFLMSVATIGAFTIGSYSEGVAVMVFYSIGEWFQDNAVSNAKRSIKALLDIRPNAVDVIRDGKVFTVDPAEVDIDEMIQVKPGEKVGLDGILLSDKATFNTAALTGESKPDNKIKGEIVLAGMINLEQVSTVQIKAVFKDSKLSKILEMVQDATARKSQTQLFISRFAKIYTPIVFALAVMVVTLPWLVVSDYVFRDWLYRGLVFLVISCPCALVVSIPLGYFGGIGLASKNGILFKGSNFLDVMTKVNTIVMDKTGTLTKGVFEVQKIVTNNFEERELILLTAAIESKSTHPIAIAVVKYAGDDYREARIGNIEEIPGHGLKGTINEKSILAGNTKLLKKFGVEYDHSIDSEADTIVVIAVDGKYAGYIIIADELKEDAKQAIADMHRLNIQTVMLSGDKQSVVNKVAKLLGIDHAYGDLLPEDKVKKVATLKNDGKHLAFVGDGVNDAPVVALSDAGVAMGGLGSDVTIETADVVIQNDQPSKIVTAIRIGKLTRNIVWQNIVFALGVKIIVLILGAGGMATLWEAVIADVGVALLAILNAVRIQQMKL is encoded by the coding sequence ATGAAGGTATCAAACATAAGTTCGGGCTGCTGTGGAGCTGAAGAACTCAATCATAAAATAAAACATCATCACCATATGGAGCCGCTATCCGCTGTTCACGAACATAGTGACGACGATGGGCATAACCATGGAGCGGAATCAGCCCAAAGCTGGACCAGTCACTGGCCACTGTTAACATCTCTTACTGTTGTAGTGGTAATGATGGTATTAGAATACGGCTTCCACATCACCTTTAACAACCTAATACAGCTAACCATCTATGTTCCCGCTTACTTATTAGCAGGATATAATGTATTGAACCTGGCTTTTAGAAAAGCCCTAAGATTTGATTTCTTTAATGAATTCTTTTTAATGAGTGTGGCCACTATCGGTGCTTTCACTATTGGCTCGTATAGCGAGGGGGTAGCCGTAATGGTTTTCTACTCTATCGGTGAATGGTTTCAAGATAATGCAGTAAGTAATGCCAAACGAAGCATTAAAGCGCTATTGGATATTAGGCCAAATGCCGTTGATGTGATTAGAGATGGAAAAGTTTTTACTGTTGATCCGGCAGAAGTGGACATTGACGAGATGATACAGGTAAAACCAGGTGAAAAAGTAGGGTTGGATGGTATATTGTTGTCGGACAAAGCCACCTTCAATACCGCCGCATTGACCGGAGAAAGCAAACCCGACAATAAAATTAAAGGTGAAATCGTACTTGCCGGAATGATCAATCTGGAGCAAGTAAGTACAGTTCAGATTAAAGCTGTATTTAAAGATAGTAAGCTGAGTAAAATATTGGAAATGGTGCAGGATGCTACAGCACGTAAATCACAAACGCAATTGTTCATTTCTCGTTTTGCCAAAATATACACCCCTATCGTATTTGCATTGGCTGTTATGGTGGTTACACTGCCATGGCTCGTTGTTTCAGATTATGTTTTTAGAGATTGGTTATACAGAGGCCTGGTCTTTTTAGTAATCAGTTGTCCTTGTGCACTGGTAGTCTCTATCCCCCTTGGCTATTTTGGCGGAATTGGTTTAGCTTCTAAAAATGGAATCTTATTTAAAGGTTCAAACTTTCTGGATGTGATGACCAAAGTAAATACTATTGTGATGGATAAAACCGGTACGCTAACTAAAGGTGTATTTGAAGTTCAAAAAATAGTGACCAATAATTTTGAGGAAAGAGAATTAATCTTACTAACAGCTGCTATTGAAAGTAAATCTACCCATCCTATTGCAATTGCTGTAGTTAAATATGCAGGAGATGACTATCGTGAAGCCAGAATTGGAAACATAGAAGAAATCCCTGGCCATGGACTTAAAGGAACAATAAACGAGAAGTCGATACTTGCGGGAAATACCAAACTGCTTAAAAAGTTCGGCGTGGAGTACGACCATAGTATCGACAGCGAAGCGGATACTATTGTTGTCATTGCTGTTGATGGTAAATATGCGGGTTACATTATCATTGCAGATGAGCTTAAAGAAGATGCCAAACAGGCTATTGCTGACATGCATCGATTAAATATCCAAACGGTAATGCTTAGCGGCGATAAACAAAGTGTGGTGAATAAAGTGGCCAAACTGTTGGGCATTGATCATGCTTATGGCGATCTGTTACCTGAGGACAAAGTAAAAAAGGTAGCAACACTTAAAAATGACGGTAAGCACCTGGCCTTTGTAGGTGATGGGGTAAATGATGCGCCTGTTGTAGCCCTTTCCGATGCAGGGGTTGCCATGGGCGGGCTGGGTAGTGATGTAACAATAGAGACGGCCGATGTTGTCATCCAGAACGATCAGCCTTCAAAAATTGTAACTGCTATAAGAATTGGAAAACTCACCAGAAACATTGTTTGGCAAAATATAGTTTTTGCTTTGGGGGTTAAAATCATTGTCTTGATTTTAGGCGCAGGAGGTATGGCTACTTTATGGGAAGCGGTAATTGCCGATGTAGGCGTAGCCCTACTGGCTATTTTAAATGCAGTCCGCATTCAGCAAATGAAGTTATAA
- a CDS encoding GDSL-type esterase/lipase family protein: MKYIFKLTLFWGLFFIVGHSFAQSKIRITCIGNSITFGSGLTNRAQESYPAQLQALLGAGYEVLNFGVSGATMLKKGNKPYWNTPEYQKALLSNPNLVFIKLGTNDSKVVNRPMMGDFEQDYHDMIRSFRELPSHPRVVLLLPVKAFSDEKFGISGTYLKETMIPMIQKVAYDEKLAILDLYSLFADKEELLADKIHPNAVGAGFIASRLYDFIKLQTEPVEAEGKGIIKHAEKSNFYGYNCFSFDFKGHKAKIVAPKATAKDMPWIWRARFWGHEPQTDIALLERGFYVVYCDVAELFGNAEAIGVWNDFYNQLQKMGFAKKAVLEGMSRGGVYVYNWAAVNPSKVACVYADNPVLDLKSWPGGKGVGPGSKKDWDIFLKDYGYVTEEQAAGFAGSPIDKIKEIVKGKYPMLHVCSDMDELVPMSENTLPFAEKIKQAGGNITIIHKPEGKHHPHSLPNPAPIVDFILKSRN; the protein is encoded by the coding sequence ATGAAATATATTTTTAAGCTGACTCTTTTCTGGGGGCTGTTTTTTATTGTTGGGCATTCTTTTGCGCAGTCAAAAATACGGATCACTTGCATTGGGAATAGCATCACTTTTGGATCGGGATTAACAAATAGGGCTCAGGAGTCTTACCCTGCTCAGTTACAGGCTTTATTAGGAGCAGGTTATGAGGTGCTTAATTTTGGTGTAAGTGGGGCTACGATGCTTAAGAAGGGTAATAAACCGTATTGGAATACACCGGAATATCAGAAAGCATTATTGAGTAATCCCAATTTGGTATTTATTAAGTTAGGTACCAACGATAGTAAAGTGGTGAATAGACCAATGATGGGTGATTTTGAGCAAGATTATCATGATATGATCCGAAGTTTTAGGGAATTGCCAAGTCACCCAAGGGTAGTTTTGTTATTGCCTGTAAAAGCCTTTTCGGATGAGAAATTTGGTATTTCTGGGACTTATCTAAAAGAAACTATGATTCCTATGATTCAGAAGGTGGCTTATGATGAAAAATTAGCTATACTTGATTTATATAGTTTGTTTGCAGATAAGGAAGAACTACTGGCAGATAAAATTCATCCTAATGCAGTGGGGGCAGGGTTTATCGCTTCACGATTGTATGATTTTATTAAGTTGCAAACTGAACCTGTTGAGGCAGAAGGGAAAGGAATAATAAAGCATGCTGAGAAAAGTAATTTTTATGGATACAACTGCTTTTCGTTTGACTTTAAAGGTCATAAAGCAAAGATTGTAGCACCTAAAGCAACTGCTAAAGATATGCCATGGATATGGAGAGCAAGGTTTTGGGGACATGAACCACAAACGGATATTGCACTGTTGGAACGTGGTTTTTATGTGGTGTATTGTGATGTTGCTGAGTTGTTTGGTAATGCGGAGGCAATTGGAGTTTGGAATGATTTCTATAATCAGTTGCAGAAAATGGGATTTGCTAAAAAGGCTGTATTAGAAGGGATGAGTCGCGGTGGAGTATATGTTTATAATTGGGCAGCAGTAAACCCTTCAAAGGTGGCTTGTGTATATGCAGATAACCCAGTATTGGATTTAAAAAGTTGGCCAGGTGGTAAAGGTGTAGGACCTGGAAGTAAGAAGGATTGGGATATTTTTTTAAAGGATTATGGTTATGTTACTGAAGAACAGGCTGCAGGTTTTGCTGGTAGTCCAATAGATAAAATTAAAGAAATTGTTAAAGGAAAATATCCGATGCTCCACGTTTGTAGTGATATGGACGAACTGGTTCCTATGTCAGAAAATACATTGCCTTTTGCAGAGAAAATTAAGCAAGCAGGAGGTAATATCACAATCATTCATAAGCCTGAAGGAAAACATCATCCACACAGTTTGCCTAATCCGGCACCGATAGTCGATTTTATTTTAAAATCCAGAAATTAA
- a CDS encoding DUF4955 domain-containing protein, translated as MKKITLVLNVLLLTVTAQAQKVSPLWLDFVKSKKEGSTPVLPDFSYAGYGFSEIPLPSVSDKKYFKVDDYGAKPNDDQYDDVAIQKAIDAAEANPGGGVVFFSPGKYLIAANEDAKKQIRITKSNIVLKGSGSGAGGTEIYQANMRINGRQFLFKPENDKFEKLATIVKDAGRETFSVVVQDASKLKIGQDVVVRHRSEEFTKLYFAPLELKPQWTRLFGDKGGMLIYEIHTINKIEGNKVSFKNPIHIDIKMVKSADWTIESYNSIDHCGVEDILFTSNWKNYPEEFIHHKNEIHDYAYEAVGMEFVKNSWVRNCEFHDWNEGVYIRSGYQVTVENTHFRGKKGHASVHARTGYGVLVKHCTFNGAQHHGAGTGYSAVGTVVSQCSLGSDQNFDIHSGQPYATLYDDIDGGVFYNLGGPEPGHPHHGKELVLWNFHHKSDKEQNYNFWDMSRRRNYTIAAPIIVGFTSDKPVTFVNAGLVEMKGETVLPKSLFEAQLALRMKK; from the coding sequence TTGAAAAAAATAACTCTTGTTTTAAACGTATTGCTCTTAACGGTAACCGCCCAGGCACAAAAAGTATCTCCCCTGTGGCTGGATTTTGTAAAATCAAAAAAGGAAGGCAGCACACCAGTGCTGCCTGATTTTTCTTATGCCGGTTATGGATTCTCCGAAATACCACTCCCATCGGTTAGTGATAAAAAGTATTTTAAGGTAGATGATTATGGTGCAAAGCCCAATGATGATCAGTACGATGATGTAGCTATCCAAAAGGCTATTGATGCAGCTGAAGCAAATCCTGGGGGCGGAGTAGTGTTCTTCTCACCCGGTAAATATTTAATTGCTGCAAATGAAGATGCGAAGAAGCAAATCAGAATAACTAAAAGTAATATTGTTTTAAAAGGCAGTGGCAGTGGAGCTGGTGGTACAGAAATTTATCAGGCCAATATGAGAATCAACGGCAGACAGTTTTTGTTTAAACCAGAAAACGATAAGTTCGAAAAATTAGCGACCATTGTTAAAGATGCCGGGCGTGAGACTTTTTCTGTTGTTGTTCAAGATGCTTCGAAACTTAAAATAGGTCAGGATGTAGTTGTTCGCCATAGAAGTGAGGAATTTACAAAGCTTTATTTTGCTCCTTTAGAATTAAAGCCACAATGGACAAGGTTGTTTGGCGATAAAGGAGGGATGTTGATTTATGAAATTCATACAATAAATAAGATTGAGGGGAATAAGGTTAGTTTTAAAAATCCGATACACATCGATATCAAAATGGTTAAGTCGGCCGACTGGACGATAGAGTCCTATAATTCCATCGATCATTGTGGTGTAGAGGATATATTGTTTACCAGCAACTGGAAGAATTATCCTGAAGAATTTATCCATCATAAAAATGAGATTCATGACTACGCTTATGAAGCTGTAGGTATGGAATTTGTTAAAAATAGCTGGGTTCGCAATTGTGAGTTTCATGACTGGAATGAAGGGGTATATATACGTTCCGGGTATCAGGTTACTGTGGAAAATACACATTTTAGGGGTAAAAAAGGGCATGCTTCTGTGCATGCACGTACTGGATATGGGGTATTGGTGAAACATTGTACTTTTAATGGTGCTCAGCATCATGGTGCAGGTACGGGATACAGTGCAGTTGGAACAGTAGTTAGCCAGTGTTCTTTGGGGTCTGATCAGAACTTTGATATTCATTCCGGGCAGCCTTATGCTACGCTTTATGATGATATTGATGGTGGTGTTTTTTATAATTTAGGAGGCCCTGAACCGGGACATCCGCATCATGGTAAGGAGTTGGTATTATGGAATTTTCATCATAAGTCTGATAAGGAACAGAATTATAATTTTTGGGACATGAGTAGACGTAGGAATTATACGATTGCTGCGCCGATTATTGTAGGCTTTACTTCTGATAAGCCGGTTACTTTTGTGAATGCTGGGTTAGTAGAAATGAAGGGGGAAACGGTGTTGCCGAAATCGTTGTTTGAGGCGCAGTTGGCATTAAGAATGAAAAAATAA
- a CDS encoding alpha-L-fucosidase, producing the protein MYKRKVLLVVAAFLILGQSVYSQKALTKDERMAWWRDAKFGMFIHWGVYAQFAGVYKGHEQLRGGAEWIMNRSKIPVAEYQEMAKSFNPVKYDPDAWVRTAKDAGMKYIIITAKHHDGFALFNSKASKWDITDATPYGKDLLAPLAVACKKYGIKLGFYYSQAQDWNNPGGSAARKEMKEGWLNPDSAKIDAYTLANKGHWDPAQMTRTFDQYIDEVAVPQVKELMTNYGEIAVLWWDTPTNMTDEAALKLQAALKSQPQIITNDRLKRPNFPGDTKTPEQKIPTQAELDGMDWETCMTMNGTWGFRTSDNKWKSTETLIRNLADIASKGGNYLLNVGPKPDGTFPQESIDRLKEIGAWMKVNNEAIYGTKSSPLEPLSWGRCTRKEMPKGTTLYFSVFNWPANGQLVIRGIKNKVVSATLLASKGNLKTETNGDALTINVAATAPDKIASVIKVEFEGTVAHQIETKPKKEMKTGALD; encoded by the coding sequence ATGTATAAACGAAAAGTACTTTTAGTAGTAGCGGCTTTTTTAATATTAGGCCAGTCTGTATATAGCCAGAAAGCATTGACAAAGGATGAACGAATGGCCTGGTGGCGGGATGCCAAATTCGGTATGTTTATCCATTGGGGCGTATATGCCCAGTTTGCGGGTGTTTATAAAGGACATGAGCAGCTAAGGGGGGGCGCAGAGTGGATCATGAACCGTTCTAAAATTCCCGTTGCTGAGTATCAGGAAATGGCGAAAAGCTTTAATCCTGTAAAGTATGACCCGGATGCATGGGTAAGAACGGCAAAGGATGCAGGAATGAAATACATTATCATTACTGCAAAACATCATGATGGATTTGCTTTGTTTAACTCTAAAGCCAGCAAATGGGACATTACTGATGCGACACCTTATGGGAAAGATTTGCTAGCTCCATTAGCTGTGGCTTGTAAAAAATATGGTATTAAGCTAGGCTTTTATTATTCCCAGGCTCAGGATTGGAATAACCCTGGAGGATCAGCTGCAAGAAAGGAAATGAAAGAGGGCTGGTTAAACCCGGATTCAGCTAAAATTGATGCTTATACATTGGCGAATAAAGGACATTGGGATCCGGCTCAGATGACCAGAACTTTTGATCAGTATATTGATGAAGTGGCCGTGCCACAGGTTAAGGAACTGATGACAAATTATGGTGAGATTGCTGTGCTTTGGTGGGATACACCAACCAATATGACAGATGAGGCGGCTTTGAAATTGCAGGCAGCTTTAAAATCGCAACCACAGATCATTACGAATGACAGGTTAAAACGCCCGAATTTCCCCGGTGATACCAAAACACCGGAACAAAAAATACCTACTCAGGCTGAATTGGATGGCATGGATTGGGAAACCTGTATGACCATGAATGGTACCTGGGGGTTTAGAACTTCAGACAATAAATGGAAATCTACAGAGACTTTAATTCGTAACCTGGCTGATATCGCTTCAAAAGGGGGGAACTATTTATTGAATGTTGGTCCAAAACCTGATGGTACATTTCCGCAGGAAAGTATAGATCGTTTGAAAGAAATAGGTGCCTGGATGAAGGTCAACAATGAAGCAATATATGGTACTAAATCGAGTCCATTGGAGCCTTTAAGTTGGGGTCGCTGTACAAGAAAAGAGATGCCAAAAGGTACAACGCTTTACTTTTCTGTATTTAACTGGCCTGCAAATGGTCAACTGGTTATTCGGGGCATAAAGAACAAAGTTGTATCTGCCACTTTACTGGCTTCAAAAGGTAATTTGAAAACTGAAACCAATGGTGATGCACTGACTATTAATGTAGCTGCGACTGCACCTGATAAAATCGCAAGTGTAATTAAGGTTGAGTTTGAGGGGACAGTAGCTCATCAGATAGAAACAAAACCTAAGAAAGAAATGAAAACTGGCGCATTAGATTAA
- a CDS encoding glycoside hydrolase family 88 protein — protein MKSLSITIGALLLATTASSFAQERTVRTQTTSGTVISGSRNPRSTPDFGSSVNRSTPSGLEVNVKKAFVQADKQTLLMLKEIEKTKAAGAKADQFSPRTLEKGELKLVASRDWTSGFFPGELWFLYQYTGKQAWLDQAKAFTAQVEQEQFNGKTHDMGFKVYCSVGTGYRITKDKHYADVIIQSAKTLATRFNPKTGVIRSWDHSSDKWVNPVIIDNMMNLELLFEATALTGDSSFYKIAVSHANTTMKNHFRPDYSSYHVIDYDPNTGAVLKKNTHQGYSHESAWARGQAWALYGYTMCYRFTKNPAYLKQAENVAGFILNHKNMPADLVPYWDFDAPNIPNEPRDASAAAVIASGLYELSGYSKNKGLYLKKADIMLNSLSTKYASPIGENKGFILVSSTGSKPSDSEVDVPLSYADYYYLEALLRYKSLKR, from the coding sequence ATGAAATCACTCTCTATAACTATAGGTGCATTGTTGCTGGCTACTACTGCCTCATCCTTTGCACAGGAACGCACGGTACGTACTCAGACCACATCTGGTACGGTAATTTCTGGTTCAAGAAATCCACGTAGTACTCCGGATTTTGGGTCGTCAGTAAACAGATCAACACCTTCAGGTCTGGAGGTAAATGTAAAAAAAGCCTTTGTTCAGGCGGATAAGCAAACCCTTTTAATGCTAAAGGAAATCGAGAAAACGAAAGCTGCCGGAGCAAAGGCTGATCAATTTTCACCGAGAACGTTGGAAAAAGGTGAATTGAAATTGGTAGCTTCGCGCGATTGGACCAGTGGTTTTTTCCCTGGAGAGCTCTGGTTTTTATATCAGTATACTGGAAAGCAAGCTTGGCTGGACCAGGCTAAAGCATTTACAGCTCAGGTGGAACAGGAGCAGTTTAATGGTAAAACTCATGATATGGGGTTCAAAGTTTATTGCAGTGTGGGTACAGGTTACCGCATCACTAAAGATAAACACTATGCTGATGTCATTATTCAATCTGCCAAAACATTGGCTACGCGTTTCAATCCCAAAACAGGCGTGATCCGTTCTTGGGACCATAGTTCTGATAAATGGGTAAACCCGGTAATTATTGATAATATGATGAATCTGGAGCTACTTTTTGAAGCTACTGCCCTTACAGGCGATTCTTCTTTTTATAAAATTGCGGTGAGCCATGCAAATACGACAATGAAGAATCATTTTCGACCGGATTACAGTTCTTATCATGTGATTGATTATGATCCGAATACGGGGGCAGTATTGAAAAAGAACACGCATCAAGGCTATAGCCACGAATCTGCCTGGGCGAGGGGACAAGCATGGGCATTATATGGATATACAATGTGCTATCGTTTTACCAAAAATCCTGCTTACTTAAAACAGGCAGAAAATGTTGCCGGTTTTATACTTAACCATAAAAATATGCCAGCAGATCTGGTTCCTTACTGGGATTTTGATGCGCCTAATATTCCTAATGAGCCGCGCGATGCTTCGGCAGCAGCAGTAATTGCTTCTGGATTGTATGAATTGAGTGGATACAGTAAGAACAAAGGGCTTTATTTGAAAAAGGCGGATATCATGTTGAACAGCCTGAGTACAAAGTATGCTTCGCCCATTGGGGAGAACAAAGGTTTTATCCTGGTAAGCAGTACAGGTTCTAAACCATCAGACAGTGAGGTTGATGTACCTTTATCTTATGCTGATTACTATTACCTTGAAGCTTTGCTAAGGTATAAGTCATTAAAAAGGTAG
- a CDS encoding alpha-L-fucosidase, whose amino-acid sequence MAQLNSKSAFLLSALLAANLYSYSQVAGDEDANMLNKAQQRDQKAMDEARNGWWKNSMKTHDERIQWWRDARFGMFIHWGLYSLPAGEWKGRKVNGYSEHLMRKEQITRAEYLDLAHVFNPVKFNAEEWILTAKKAGMRYFIITAKHHDGFAMFDSNASDFNVVKQTPFKRDPMAELAAAAKKYGMKFGFYYSHAFDWEHPDAPGNDWEYQNPGGDKLLGGANWFDSHPEWLPKAVKYVDEKAIPQIKELINKYHPDILWFDTPHKLPLSENIRILKAIRDTDPNIVVNGRLARSASGNFGDYANTGDRPAELLTVAGDSEAIPTTNESYGYSKHDNSHKSAKFFIQLLANSASRGGNLLMNIGPKGDGTFDQKDKQILDSIGGWLSQNGAAIYGTQKGELPIPAWGVSTQKGKNIYLHVFNWPKDGNLVVGGLKSDVKTAYLLTDKSKRPLTVKRLDAADLNVSLPANVSGSPDVVVVLEVNGKLETDGARVLSPNIPANRFLVFDAEQHGKKLGFGDGKTDRYFVNGWKSKDSYLTWNLKALKSAKYKVVVKYIADEGGSSYEVKVGDFSKQEEVIASKKGAVVTTEIGVSTLGAGPLELSIKPVAIKGSELMKLLEIQLLPVQ is encoded by the coding sequence ATGGCTCAATTAAATAGTAAGTCAGCATTTTTATTATCCGCTTTGTTAGCTGCAAATCTTTATTCCTACAGTCAGGTGGCTGGTGATGAGGATGCAAATATGTTGAACAAGGCGCAGCAACGCGACCAGAAAGCAATGGATGAAGCCCGGAATGGCTGGTGGAAAAACTCCATGAAAACGCATGATGAACGGATACAATGGTGGCGTGATGCCCGATTCGGTATGTTTATACATTGGGGGTTATATTCGTTACCTGCTGGAGAATGGAAAGGAAGGAAGGTAAATGGCTATTCGGAACATTTGATGCGTAAGGAACAAATTACCAGGGCAGAATATCTTGATCTTGCTCATGTATTTAACCCTGTTAAATTTAATGCTGAGGAATGGATCTTGACAGCAAAGAAAGCCGGAATGCGTTATTTTATCATTACCGCAAAGCATCACGATGGGTTTGCTATGTTTGATTCAAATGCATCTGATTTTAATGTAGTCAAACAAACCCCTTTTAAGCGTGATCCGATGGCTGAGCTCGCTGCTGCAGCTAAGAAATATGGGATGAAGTTCGGGTTTTATTATTCGCATGCATTCGATTGGGAACATCCTGATGCGCCGGGTAATGATTGGGAATACCAGAACCCTGGTGGAGATAAGTTGCTTGGTGGTGCCAATTGGTTTGATAGTCATCCTGAATGGTTACCAAAAGCAGTAAAGTATGTTGACGAAAAAGCTATTCCACAGATAAAAGAGTTGATCAATAAATATCATCCGGATATTTTATGGTTCGATACACCGCATAAATTGCCTTTATCTGAAAACATCAGGATACTTAAAGCGATTAGGGATACGGATCCAAATATTGTGGTAAATGGGCGTTTGGCAAGGAGTGCCAGCGGCAATTTTGGTGATTATGCAAATACAGGCGACAGACCTGCGGAGCTACTTACGGTTGCGGGTGACTCCGAAGCAATTCCTACCACTAACGAATCTTATGGTTATTCGAAACATGACAACAGTCATAAGTCAGCAAAGTTTTTTATTCAACTTCTAGCTAATTCTGCTTCCAGAGGAGGGAATTTACTGATGAATATCGGGCCAAAAGGCGACGGTACTTTTGATCAGAAAGACAAACAGATTTTGGATAGCATTGGTGGATGGTTAAGTCAAAATGGTGCTGCAATATATGGCACTCAGAAAGGTGAGTTGCCAATTCCGGCCTGGGGAGTTAGCACCCAAAAAGGGAAAAATATTTACCTGCATGTATTTAACTGGCCTAAAGATGGCAATCTTGTTGTAGGTGGTTTAAAAAGCGATGTTAAAACGGCTTATTTATTAACTGATAAAAGTAAAAGGCCTTTAACTGTTAAACGTTTGGATGCTGCTGACTTAAATGTGAGCCTGCCAGCAAATGTATCAGGTAGTCCCGATGTTGTAGTCGTATTGGAGGTAAATGGTAAACTTGAGACTGATGGGGCAAGAGTACTATCTCCTAACATTCCAGCGAACAGATTCCTGGTATTTGATGCAGAACAACATGGAAAGAAGCTTGGTTTTGGTGATGGGAAAACCGATCGCTACTTTGTAAATGGTTGGAAATCGAAAGATAGTTACCTAACATGGAACTTAAAAGCATTAAAGTCTGCTAAATACAAAGTTGTTGTTAAATACATTGCAGATGAGGGCGGTTCATCTTACGAAGTTAAAGTTGGCGATTTCTCTAAGCAAGAGGAAGTGATAGCCTCGAAAAAAGGCGCGGTAGTTACTACGGAAATAGGTGTTTCTACACTTGGTGCAGGTCCGTTGGAGCTTAGCATTAAACCGGTAGCTATTAAAGGTTCCGAATTGATGAAATTGCTTGAAATTCAACTTTTACCTGTACAATAA
- a CDS encoding alginate lyase family protein gives MKQFVLTAFILINMIVTSSFAAMKDGQTATSGIEKEVLKTLKASILKNADWAMKQRPVTVTAESSLRSAGGKHDFYSEGDYWWPDAQNPEGPYIQKDGMTNPENFVAHRLAMIRFSKIIGALASAYKLTGDQKYVKQAMLHLQAWFINEGTMMNPNLKYAQAIKGRFTGRGIGIIDTIQLMEVAQGIIVMQKAMEPGVLSETRKWFAQYLTWLMTHQYGKDEMNAQNNHGTCFTMQVASFAKLCNDDKLLDFCRDRYKNVLLPNQMAVDGSFPRELARTKPYGYSIFNLDAMTTLCQILSTKADNLWDFQTADGRSIKKGIEYLYPFVADKSKWPLKPDVMYWDNWPVAQPFLVFGASVYEKTDWLNIWAKLDHDPKVEEVIRNLPVRNPLIWLN, from the coding sequence ATGAAACAGTTTGTGTTAACAGCATTTATATTGATCAATATGATTGTCACTTCATCCTTTGCGGCGATGAAGGATGGTCAGACTGCCACAAGCGGTATAGAGAAAGAAGTGTTGAAAACTTTAAAGGCTTCCATCTTGAAAAATGCTGACTGGGCAATGAAACAACGTCCGGTTACCGTAACTGCCGAAAGTTCATTAAGAAGTGCAGGTGGTAAACATGATTTTTATTCAGAGGGCGATTATTGGTGGCCTGATGCACAAAATCCGGAAGGTCCATATATTCAAAAAGATGGGATGACTAATCCTGAGAACTTTGTTGCACACAGGTTGGCAATGATCCGTTTCAGTAAAATTATTGGGGCATTGGCTTCTGCTTATAAACTTACCGGAGATCAGAAATATGTTAAGCAGGCAATGTTGCATCTGCAAGCCTGGTTTATCAATGAAGGTACAATGATGAATCCAAACCTAAAGTATGCTCAGGCTATAAAAGGCCGATTTACCGGTCGTGGCATTGGAATTATTGATACTATTCAGCTGATGGAAGTAGCACAGGGAATTATTGTAATGCAAAAGGCAATGGAGCCGGGTGTCTTGTCTGAAACTCGTAAATGGTTTGCTCAGTACTTGACCTGGCTAATGACCCATCAGTATGGAAAAGACGAAATGAATGCCCAAAATAACCATGGAACTTGTTTTACCATGCAGGTAGCATCTTTTGCAAAATTGTGTAACGACGATAAGTTACTTGACTTTTGTCGTGATAGATATAAAAATGTATTGCTACCCAATCAAATGGCTGTTGATGGTAGCTTCCCAAGAGAACTTGCACGTACAAAACCTTATGGCTATTCGATTTTTAATCTGGATGCGATGACCACGCTTTGTCAGATCCTTTCCACGAAAGCAGATAACCTGTGGGACTTTCAAACTGCTGATGGGAGATCCATTAAAAAAGGGATTGAGTACTTATATCCATTTGTGGCTGATAAAAGTAAATGGCCTTTAAAGCCAGATGTAATGTATTGGGATAATTGGCCTGTAGCGCAACCATTTTTGGTTTTTGGTGCCAGTGTTTATGAGAAAACCGATTGGTTAAACATCTGGGCTAAGCTTGATCATGATCCCAAAGTAGAAGAAGTAATTAGAAATTTACCTGTAAGAAATCCCTTAATATGGCTCAATTAA